CCGTTGAGCGTGGTGGTGAGGCGCAGGCTGCCCGGGTCGCGAATTTCATCCGCGGTCACGAGCGCCGGGCCGAGCGGGCAAAAGGTATCGAAGCCCTTGCCCTGGCAGAACTGCCCCCCGCCCCACTCTTCCTGCCAGTCGCGGGCGGAGACATCGTTGGCCGCTGTGTATCCAAGAACATAGGACAGCGCATCCGCCTGCGAAACATTCTTGCAATCGCGGCCGATGACCACCGCGAGTTCGCCCTCGTAGTCCACTTTATGGCTGGCCAGGTGCGTGGGAATCCTGATGGGGGCGCCGGGGTGCTGCACGCTGGCGGTGTTTTTCATGAAAAGCATCGGGCGCTGCGGCAGCCCCTTGCCCGACTCCTCGGCATGCGCGCGGTAGTTCAGCCCGATGGCCATGATATTGGGCGGGCGCACCGGCAGCGGGGCAAGCAGCCCGCCGGGCATGGCGCGGCGGCCGGTCACGCGCCAGTCGCCCAGCAGATCGCCTTCGATGGCGAGCGCGGAGCCGTCGGGTTGAAGCACGGCAAAAGCCGGGCCGGTCGGAGCGAGGTGGCGGATGATTCTCATGATGCGGCGGTCAGGGCAACGGGCGAAAATGCTGATGAAAATGCCCTGCATGTCCGGCGGTCAAGCGTGTCCGTCCGAACCGGCTCCCGCTCCCGTTTCGCGTTGCCATCGCGATGCCGGGCTTTTGAGTCGATGGCTCCACTCAACGTCATTCCGACGCCATCATTCGCTTCAACCACGTTCCCCGCACGCCTGATTTCATCATGCTGATTTCCATCATCTCCGCCGTTGTCATCGGCTATTTTCTCGGCGCGCTGCCATTCGGATTTCTCGTCGCACGCTCGAAGGGAATAAACATTTTCGAGCACGGCAGCAAAAACCCGGGGGCGACCAACGTGAAGCGCGTGCTCGGCGAAAAGTTTGGCGCGAGCGGGAAGCGCGCGGGCAATCTCGTGTTTGCGCTCGACGCGCTCAAGGGCGCGGTGGCGGCGGGCTGGCCGTATGCGGTATTCCTGTGCCAAATGCTAAAATACCGTTTGCGAGGTGGTGTTGTCGCCGGAGTCAACGAACCGTTTGAAACCATATTGTGGTTGTGGGCGGCCATCGCCGGCCTAGTGGGCGCGCTGCTCGGGCACAGTTTTTCGTGCTTCACGCGCTTCAAGGGCGGCAAGGGCATCGCGACGGGCGCGGGCGGTTTTCTCGTGCTGATGCCGCTGTCCATCGCGCTGGCTGCGTCGCTGTGGGTGGGCGTGTTCAAGACGAGCCGCTACGTGTCGCTCGCATCGATTCTCGCGGCGCTGTCGCTGCCGGTGACGAGTTTTGTGACGGCGCGCCTGTGGGGTTTCCCGCCGGTGCAGATCGTGTGGCTGTCGGCGGCGATCGGCATGTTTGTGACCTACCGCCACCGCGCAAACATCGTGCGCCTGCTCAACGGCACGGAAAACCGGTTCGCGCGGAAAAGCTGAGCGGGCAGACGAGCCCTCCAGGGGATGCCTTACTTGCCCATCGGCAGCACATCGACCGGGTCGCCCGCGCGCAGCATGGCGTTGGGATTGACGATCACCGCCGTGTCCGCGGCCAGCGCGCCGGATGTCACCTCGATGCTCGGGCCGAGATTGCGGCCGGGCCGGACCTCGCTGAACGCCACCCGGCCCCCGTTCACGACCGCGATCGTGGTCCGTCCGCGATCGACCACCAGCGTGTTGGTGGGCACGACAAACGTGCCCGGCGACGGCGCCAGCTCGAACGCCGCGGTGCCGGTCAGCCCGGCGGGCAGGATGAAATCCGGGTTTTCCAGCAACAGCTCGACACGCATCGTGCCGGAGGCCGTGTCGAAGACGCGGCTGAAGCGCGCCACCTGCGCGGTAAAGACCCGGCCCGGCATTTCGTTGAAGCGCACGGTCGCCTCCGCGCCGACGGCAAGGCGCAGCGCGATGTCGGGCGAGGCATTGATGGCAAACCGCAGCCGGTCGATGCGCGCGACCCGGTAAAGCCAGCCGTCGGTCGCCGCGGCATCGCCGCGCACGTGGTCGCCGCGGTCGAAATTGCGCGCGGAGACCACGGCGTCGAACGGTGCGCGCACGGTGGCGAACTTCTGCAATTCCTCCAGCCGGGCGAGTTCCGCCCTGGCCGCGCGCACGGCGGCCTCGGTCTCGGTGGCGGTCGTGGTGCGCTGCTCGGATTCCTCCAGCGAAATCGCCCTGGCGCCGAGCAGATTAGTGGAACGCCCGGCGAGCACGCGGGCGTTTTTTTCGCGGGCGATGGCCTGGTCCACGGCGGCGCGGGCGCTCTCGACCGCGCGGTCGATTTCCGGGGCATCCACGGTGGCGAGCACGTCGCCGGCCCGCACCATGTCGCCGATGTCGAACTTGCGCTCGCGGACGATGCCGGTGGCCCGGGTATAAACGCTGACGGCCTCGTAGGGTTCGGTGCGGCCGGGGATTTGGTAAACGCGGGAAGCCGTCGCCGTGGACGGCGCGACGGTGCGGACAGTGGTCCGGTTGTCCTGCGCGACCAGCGCCGGAACGGCGGCGAGCAGCGACAGGACGACACTGAGACGGAGTGATGTGGCAGAGTTCATGAGATGTTGGAAAATACCCTGAAAAAGAACCGGGAGATGCATCAGGAGACGGACGTTTTCGCCCCGAACCGCGCGCGCACGGTGGCGAACACGATCGGGACAAGGAACAGCGAGGCGCAGGTGCCGAAGACGAGGCCGCCGATCACGGCGCGGCCGAGCGGGGCGTTTTGTTCGCCGCCCTCGGCGTGGCCGATCGCCATCGGGATGACGCCGAGAATCATCGCCAGCGCCGTCATCAGCACGGGGCGCAGGCGCGTGGTCGCGGCGTTGACCGCCGCATCGGGCGCGGACACGCCGGCGTTGGTCAGGTCGCGGGCGAAGCTGCTCACGAGCACGCTGTTGGCCGTGGAGACGCCGACCACCATGATGATGCCCATGAGCGCGGGCACGCTCAGCGGCGTGCCGGTCAGCCAGAGGGAAAAAAGCGCGCCCGACACCGCCACTGGCAGGCCGCTGATCGCCACGAACGGCAGGCTCCACGACTGGAAGTTCACCACCATGACCAGAAACACCAGCACCGCCGACAGGCCGAGCCCGCCGATCAGTTCCGAATAGGACGAACGCATGAGCGCAGCCTGCCCGGCCAGCTCGATGCGGTTGGCCGGCTTCAGGCGCGGGCGGAGTTCGTCGATGATTTTTTCGAGATCGGCGGTGAGGCCGCCGAGGTCACGCCCGGCGGCGTTGGCCACCACGGTCCAGGTCGGCTGCATGGTGGTGCGCGACACGCTCGCCGGCGCGCGCTTCTCCCCGACCGTGGCAAAGGTCCGCAACGGCACGGGAGCGCCGCCGCCGGTCGAGGGGCGGATGGGCAGGTTGAGCAGTTGCTCCACCGAGGTGAGAACCGACGGCGGCGCGATGACCTGCACGTCGTAGGCCGCGCCCGTCGCCGGGTCGGACCAGAAGCTGGGCGCCACCGAGCCGCCGCTGCCCAGCGCGGCGAGCAGCGCGCCGGACGCGTCCTGCTGCGTGATGCCGAGGGTGGCGGCGCGGGCGCGGTCCACGCGGATCGCGTAGCCCGGCTGGTCGAGCACCTCGCGCAGGGTCACGTCGGCGGCGCCGGGGATTTCCGCGAGCCGCCCGCGGAACTCCTGCGCGAGGACGAGGTTGCCCGCGATGTCGCGGCCGCTGAAACGCACCTCGAAGGTCGTCGGCGCGCCCGAGGCCAGCGTCTGGCTGGTGGCGTCGGCGGGACGGAAAAACGCCTGCACCCCGGGAAACTTTTCCGCGAGCATGGCGCGGATGTTTCCGATGTAGCGCTCGCTCGGCCCGTGTTCCGCGGCGAGCTGCACGAAGATTTCCCCGTCGGCCGAGCTGATGGCGGTGGTCTCCACCCACGCCTGGTTGACGGGGCTGGGCGTGCCGATGTTTTCCACGACGAATTGCAGCTCGTCGCGCGGGATGAGGCCGCGAATCTCGCGCTGCACGTCGGCCATGATGCGAGCGGTATCCTCGACCCGGATACCACTCGGCACGCGGATGAAGAGGCGGATGAGGCCGGCGTCGGTGGCCGGGAAAAACTCCCGGCCCGACTGCAAGGCGGCGAAGCAGCCCAGCGCGACGGCGGCGGCGGACGGCAGGAGGATGAGCCAGCGCCGCCGCACCAGAAGCGCGCCGAGGATGCGCCCTTGGAGGCGGGCGGCGCGCTCCACGGCGTGCTCGATGGCGTGATGCACGAGCCGAGGAAGAGCAGCACGACGGCGGCGACGAGACCGCCGACGAGCAGGATTTCGTGGCGCACGCCGTCCACCGCCGCGCGCACGAAGACGGACTGGTCGAAGATCGGCTCGATGCTCATGCCCGGCGGCGCGGAGGCGCGAATCTCGGGCATGCGCGCGAGGATGCCGTCGATGATGTCGACGGTGGACGCGTTGCCGAGCTTGAGGATGGAAACCATGACCGCGTTCTGGCCGTTGAGGCGGGCGATGTTGGTGGACACGGCCTCGCCGTCGCGCACGTTGGCAACATCGCGCAGCAGGATCATCTTGCCGTCCACCGAACGCAGCGGGAGGTCGAGAAATTCCTGGATGTTGTCCGGGCTGGCGTTGATTTCGACGGGCAGTTCGCGCTCGCCCTCGCGCAGGGAGCCGGAGGGAAGCGTGAGGTTCTGGCGGCCGATCACGGCGCTCACGTCGGCGGCGGACAGCCCGAAGGCATTGAGCGCGTCGGGATCGAGATCGACCATCACCTGCCGGGACGCGCCCCCGTAGGGCAGCGAGATGCGCATGCCGGGCACGCTCTGGAGCTGCGCGCGCAGGGCGAGGCGCGCGTAGTCGAAAAGCTGGCCGCCCGACATGATGTCCGACGACATCACGAGCTGGATGATCGGCACGCTCGACGGGCTGGTGCGCACGACGAGCGGCGGCGTGGTGCCCGCGGGCATGCGCCGGAGGATCGTCTGCGAGACGCCGGTCGTCTGCGTCATCGCGGTGTTGATGTCCACGTAGGGCTGGAAACGCAGCTTGATGAGCGCGGTGCCGTTGGAGGTCTCGGAGCGCACCTCGACGAGGTCGTCCACGTTGTTGAGGATCGCGATCTCGGAAAACGAGGTGAGTTTCGACGCCATCTCGGCGGCGTTGAGCCCGCCGTAGGTCCACACGACCATGAGTTCCGGGCTGTCCACGCGCGGCAGGATGTCGATGGACATGCGCCGGGCCGACATGATGCCGAACAACAGGATGAGGATGGCGAGGACACCGATGGTGTATTTGTAGCGGAGAGCGAAGAGGACGATCCACATGGCGGCGTGACGGCTTTGGCGGGCGGCGGAATGACGAAGGCCTTTAACATAGCAGAAACCGGGCTGCGAAGGTGTGCCGGGGGCCGACTGTTTTGTAATAAATCGTGCCGCGGCCGGGGCGGCCGGCACACTTTGTTACACTTTTCGGGGAGCACCCGGCAAAAGTTGTGCTAACATGGCGACATTTCACCTCGCATCCGAAGTCCGCACATGGAAACCGCGCCGCACATCGCCGTCGTCGACGATAACATGGAAATCCGCGAGCTGGTGATGCGCTATCTCGGCGAGCACGGCTACCGCGTGAGCGCGGCGGAAAACGCGGGCGCGTTTCTCCGGTTGCAGGAAAGCAGCCCGCCCGATCTCGTCGTGCTCGACATCATGATGCCGGGCACGGACGGGCTGGGCCTGTGCCGCGACCTGCGCGCCGCCAGCCCGGTGCCGATCATCTTCCTCACCGCGATCGCCGAGGACACGGACCGGATCGTCGGCCTGGAAATGGGCGCCGACGACTATCTCACCAAGCCGTTCAACCCGCGCGAATTGCTCGCCCGGATCAAGGCGGTGCTGCGCCGCGTCCAGGGCCAGCCCGCGCGCCGCGGGCCGGCGCGCGCCGGCAAAGTGCGATTCGGCGACCGGGTGCTCGACGTGAGCCGCCGCGAGGTGCTCGGGCCGGACGGCGTGGCCGTGCCGCTGAGCACCGCGGAGTTCCGGCTCCTCGGCGTGTTTCTCGAACATCCCGGCGCGGTGC
This genomic stretch from Termitidicoccus mucosus harbors:
- a CDS encoding fumarylacetoacetate hydrolase family protein; amino-acid sequence: MRIIRHLAPTGPAFAVLQPDGSALAIEGDLLGDWRVTGRRAMPGGLLAPLPVRPPNIMAIGLNYRAHAEESGKGLPQRPMLFMKNTASVQHPGAPIRIPTHLASHKVDYEGELAVVIGRDCKNVSQADALSYVLGYTAANDVSARDWQEEWGGGQFCQGKGFDTFCPLGPALVTADEIRDPGSLRLTTTLNGRVMQDTSTSDMVFDVAALIAFLSGSKTLLAGTVILTGTPHGVGAARKPPVFLQPGDTVSVRIEGIGELVNHVALE
- the plsY gene encoding glycerol-3-phosphate 1-O-acyltransferase PlsY, whose amino-acid sequence is MLISIISAVVIGYFLGALPFGFLVARSKGINIFEHGSKNPGATNVKRVLGEKFGASGKRAGNLVFALDALKGAVAAGWPYAVFLCQMLKYRLRGGVVAGVNEPFETILWLWAAIAGLVGALLGHSFSCFTRFKGGKGIATGAGGFLVLMPLSIALAASLWVGVFKTSRYVSLASILAALSLPVTSFVTARLWGFPPVQIVWLSAAIGMFVTYRHRANIVRLLNGTENRFARKS
- a CDS encoding efflux RND transporter periplasmic adaptor subunit codes for the protein MNSATSLRLSVVLSLLAAVPALVAQDNRTTVRTVAPSTATASRVYQIPGRTEPYEAVSVYTRATGIVRERKFDIGDMVRAGDVLATVDAPEIDRAVESARAAVDQAIAREKNARVLAGRSTNLLGARAISLEESEQRTTTATETEAAVRAARAELARLEELQKFATVRAPFDAVVSARNFDRGDHVRGDAAATDGWLYRVARIDRLRFAINASPDIALRLAVGAEATVRFNEMPGRVFTAQVARFSRVFDTASGTMRVELLLENPDFILPAGLTGTAAFELAPSPGTFVVPTNTLVVDRGRTTIAVVNGGRVAFSEVRPGRNLGPSIEVTSGALAADTAVIVNPNAMLRAGDPVDVLPMGK
- a CDS encoding efflux RND transporter permease subunit, whose product is MHHAIEHAVERAARLQGRILGALLVRRRWLILLPSAAAVALGCFAALQSGREFFPATDAGLIRLFIRVPSGIRVEDTARIMADVQREIRGLIPRDELQFVVENIGTPSPVNQAWVETTAISSADGEIFVQLAAEHGPSERYIGNIRAMLAEKFPGVQAFFRPADATSQTLASGAPTTFEVRFSGRDIAGNLVLAQEFRGRLAEIPGAADVTLREVLDQPGYAIRVDRARAATLGITQQDASGALLAALGSGGSVAPSFWSDPATGAAYDVQVIAPPSVLTSVEQLLNLPIRPSTGGGAPVPLRTFATVGEKRAPASVSRTTMQPTWTVVANAAGRDLGGLTADLEKIIDELRPRLKPANRIELAGQAALMRSSYSELIGGLGLSAVLVFLVMVVNFQSWSLPFVAISGLPVAVSGALFSLWLTGTPLSVPALMGIIMVVGVSTANSVLVSSFARDLTNAGVSAPDAAVNAATTRLRPVLMTALAMILGVIPMAIGHAEGGEQNAPLGRAVIGGLVFGTCASLFLVPIVFATVRARFGAKTSVS
- a CDS encoding response regulator, producing the protein METAPHIAVVDDNMEIRELVMRYLGEHGYRVSAAENAGAFLRLQESSPPDLVVLDIMMPGTDGLGLCRDLRAASPVPIIFLTAIAEDTDRIVGLEMGADDYLTKPFNPRELLARIKAVLRRVQGQPARRGPARAGKVRFGDRVLDVSRREVLGPDGVAVPLSTAEFRLLGVFLEHPGAVLSRDQLLDLTLGRTADVWDRSVDNQVSRLRRKIETDPARPVLIKTCWGDGYQFTTEIEPA